In Nostoc sp. UHCC 0926, a single genomic region encodes these proteins:
- a CDS encoding cytochrome b/b6 domain-containing protein, which yields MNSTVSSQTRKPPTQAIGAKIFHSCNIISLFIMLTSGLQIYNANPVFGGRTGLHIPPIFTLGGWLAGGRHWHFAAMWLFSLNLLWYGIYVLITRRWRHRFVSANDFKALQKSKNSQRLIYAWHRIAYTAIIPILLLALFTGIGMYKPAQFPWIVDLFGSWQALRIVHFSSVPMVILFGVIHSLLGRKAGGTQLTESMFL from the coding sequence ATGAATTCGACTGTTTCCTCTCAAACTCGAAAGCCACCCACTCAAGCAATAGGAGCCAAAATTTTCCACTCCTGTAACATCATTAGTCTGTTTATCATGCTCACCAGTGGACTACAAATTTACAACGCCAACCCTGTTTTTGGTGGACGTACAGGTTTGCACATTCCTCCGATATTTACTTTAGGAGGTTGGCTTGCAGGAGGTAGACACTGGCATTTTGCAGCAATGTGGCTATTCTCCCTGAATCTCCTATGGTATGGAATTTACGTTTTAATTACCCGACGCTGGCGACATCGGTTTGTAAGTGCCAATGACTTCAAAGCATTACAAAAAAGTAAAAATTCCCAGCGCCTAATTTATGCTTGGCATCGTATTGCCTATACAGCAATTATTCCTATCTTGCTGCTGGCGTTATTTACAGGAATAGGAATGTATAAACCTGCTCAATTTCCCTGGATTGTGGATCTGTTTGGCAGTTGGCAAGCATTGCGAATTGTCCACTTTAGCTCAGTACCGATGGTTATTCTATTTGGAGTGATTCACTCTCTATTAGGACGTAAGGCTGGAGGCACTCAACTAACAGAATCGATGTTTTTGTAA
- a CDS encoding AI-2E family transporter yields MNFSLNQLLKWLIFTLLFPLVFLNGWLAFLLVKNFQPVVTILVLATLLAFVLNYPVSVLQQRGVKRSYAVALVFILALLIVVALGITLVPIVLDQFHEMVKVLPQWIDSSEEKLQIVNDWFSRHKLNVNLSQLLTQITNKLPNELEFFSDKLLSIIIDTIDSVSESLITVVVTFYLLLDGPRIWQGIFKKLPGNFAQEISQSIQQNFQNYLIGQGSLALLMGVSITLLFLSFQVQFGLLFGLAVGVLSLIPFGDVLSLVVITLIIATHDFWLAVKIAAVAVVIDQLIDQAIAPRLLGKFTGIRPIWVLIALLVGTNFGGVLGLLVAVPVAGFIKDVADGFSKSGDSEDVVKSEVASELLTEESAS; encoded by the coding sequence ATGAATTTTTCACTCAATCAACTACTTAAATGGTTAATTTTTACGCTGCTATTTCCTCTAGTCTTTCTCAATGGTTGGCTAGCATTTTTGCTTGTTAAAAATTTTCAACCTGTCGTCACAATTCTTGTCTTGGCTACTTTGCTTGCATTCGTTTTGAACTATCCTGTTTCGGTTCTCCAACAGCGGGGAGTTAAACGCAGCTATGCAGTAGCATTAGTTTTTATATTAGCATTGTTAATTGTCGTTGCTCTGGGTATCACTTTGGTTCCCATTGTTTTAGATCAATTTCATGAGATGGTTAAAGTCCTTCCCCAATGGATTGATTCTAGCGAAGAAAAACTTCAGATTGTAAATGATTGGTTTTCTAGACACAAATTAAATGTGAATTTAAGTCAGTTATTAACACAAATAACCAACAAATTGCCCAATGAGTTAGAGTTTTTCTCAGATAAACTTTTAAGCATTATTATAGATACTATCGATAGTGTTTCTGAGTCATTAATCACAGTAGTTGTGACTTTTTATCTGTTGTTAGATGGGCCAAGAATTTGGCAGGGAATATTTAAGAAGTTACCTGGAAATTTTGCCCAGGAGATAAGCCAGTCTATTCAGCAAAACTTCCAAAATTACTTGATTGGTCAGGGAAGTTTGGCTTTACTGATGGGAGTTTCAATAACATTATTATTTTTAAGTTTTCAAGTCCAGTTTGGTTTACTCTTTGGTTTGGCAGTTGGGGTTTTGAGCTTAATTCCCTTTGGTGATGTCCTCAGTCTTGTTGTAATAACTTTAATAATAGCCACACACGACTTTTGGCTAGCAGTGAAGATTGCTGCGGTAGCTGTTGTCATTGACCAGTTAATTGATCAGGCGATCGCACCACGTCTTTTAGGCAAATTTACTGGTATTAGACCAATATGGGTGTTAATTGCTTTGCTTGTAGGAACCAATTTTGGCGGAGTTTTGGGTTTATTAGTCGCGGTACCTGTGGCTGGTTTTATCAAAGATGTAGCAGATGGTTTTTCTAAATCTGGTGATTCTGAGGATGTAGTTAAGAGTGAAGTCGCATCAGAATTGTTAACAGAGGAGTCAGCATCGTGA
- a CDS encoding bifunctional orotidine-5'-phosphate decarboxylase/orotate phosphoribosyltransferase, translated as MNFFDKLNRNILQNQSLLFVGLDPNPEMMPVHYESEELIAGLQKWLQFIIAETSDFVCAYKPTLGFYEALGIPGLELLYKTLAAIPAHIPVILDAKHSDLNTSTIFAQTVFAEWQVDAITLSPYTGQDHVAPFLVYPDKAVFILCCTSNPSAEAIQQYPTNESPLYLQVVKESKTWGTPEQLGLEVGTTKPEVLALVRAIAPERIIMARSIWAEGLNLKQILEAGLNTNGDGLLIPVPQDMLGKPKLSQEIQSLRAEINQIKTEIIYENSTCSVWFPDVCLLNQHPQQDLILQLYDIDCIMFGSFVQASGAIFPYYIDLRKIISNPQVFNQVITAYEDILKNLNFDRLAGIPYGSLPTATGLSLRLNCPMIFPRKEVKAHGTRRVIEGNFHPGETVVVVDDILISGKSVMEGAEKLESAGLNVNDIVVFIDHEQGVKDKLQQNGYRGHAVLTISEITNTLYQAGRINEEQFLAFAEI; from the coding sequence ATGAACTTTTTTGATAAATTGAATCGTAATATCTTGCAAAATCAAAGCTTACTGTTTGTAGGACTTGATCCAAATCCAGAGATGATGCCTGTGCATTATGAATCTGAAGAACTCATCGCTGGTTTACAGAAGTGGTTACAATTCATTATTGCTGAAACTTCTGATTTCGTTTGTGCCTATAAACCGACACTTGGCTTTTACGAAGCATTAGGTATTCCCGGTTTAGAACTGTTGTACAAAACTTTAGCAGCTATTCCGGCTCACATCCCAGTTATTTTAGATGCCAAACACAGTGACTTAAATACTAGTACCATCTTTGCCCAAACTGTGTTTGCAGAATGGCAGGTAGATGCAATTACTCTTAGTCCCTATACAGGACAAGATCATGTAGCACCTTTTTTGGTATATCCTGATAAAGCTGTGTTTATTTTATGCTGTACTTCTAATCCAAGCGCAGAAGCTATACAGCAATATCCTACAAACGAATCACCGCTTTATTTACAGGTGGTAAAAGAATCAAAAACCTGGGGAACTCCAGAACAATTGGGTTTAGAAGTGGGAACTACAAAACCTGAAGTTTTAGCACTTGTTCGAGCGATCGCGCCGGAACGAATTATTATGGCGCGTAGCATCTGGGCGGAGGGACTAAATCTGAAGCAAATTTTAGAAGCGGGCTTGAATACTAACGGTGATGGTTTGCTAATTCCTGTTCCTCAAGATATGTTGGGAAAACCAAAATTATCTCAGGAAATCCAGTCTTTACGCGCAGAAATTAATCAAATAAAAACTGAAATTATTTATGAAAATTCCACTTGTTCTGTGTGGTTTCCTGATGTTTGTTTGCTAAATCAGCATCCCCAACAGGATTTGATTTTACAACTTTATGATATTGACTGCATTATGTTTGGCAGCTTTGTCCAAGCATCAGGAGCTATATTTCCTTATTACATTGACTTACGCAAAATTATTTCCAATCCCCAAGTTTTTAATCAAGTTATCACTGCCTATGAAGATATTTTGAAAAACCTGAATTTTGATAGATTAGCAGGTATTCCCTATGGTTCTTTACCTACTGCTACTGGTTTATCTTTGCGTCTTAATTGTCCGATGATTTTCCCCCGTAAAGAGGTGAAGGCCCACGGAACTCGGAGAGTAATTGAGGGTAACTTTCATCCTGGTGAAACAGTTGTGGTGGTTGACGATATTCTCATCAGCGGTAAAAGTGTCATGGAAGGAGCAGAAAAGTTGGAATCAGCAGGATTAAATGTTAATGACATTGTGGTATTTATCGACCATGAACAAGGGGTGAAAGATAAGTTACAGCAAAATGGTTATCGTGGTCATGCGGTTTTAACTATTTCTGAAATTACTAATACTCTGTATCAAGCAGGGCGGATAAATGAGGAGCAATTTTTAGCTTTTGCTGAAATTTAG